The Kitasatospora setae KM-6054 genome contains a region encoding:
- the pstA gene encoding phosphate ABC transporter permease PstA: protein MHPTPPETTATADTTAGSGTGSAPVEPPEQRRIKLGGTTREEVLTMLGAGAGSLGLDWLLYERVLPFSGAFGFLLCWYLLFLALYTLTGRLQWDALTVRERLATAVAWSSGLLVVAVIVEQIGYVALRGFDAARHWNFFTETMRTTAPLSPITSGGCLHAVVGSLEQLGLATLFSVPLGVLTAVFLVEAGSTRRGARIVKPVRVLVEAMTALPSIVAGLFVLGVVILTLGAEKSGLAASLALTVMMTPIVTRAAEVVVRLVPGTLKEASYALGASQWRTVWHVVLPTARPGLTTAVVLGMARGVGETSPVLLTAGFTARMNFDPLHGNQASLPLYIWNYVKQPYPDMVARAFAGALTLMLVVLVLFVTARLLGRHRSATDRPTRRPLRQARPVRTAPIGGAQPAPALATTALAVETR, encoded by the coding sequence ATGCACCCCACACCCCCCGAGACCACCGCTACCGCCGACACCACCGCCGGCAGCGGCACCGGCAGCGCGCCGGTCGAACCCCCCGAGCAGCGCCGGATCAAGCTCGGCGGCACCACCCGCGAGGAAGTCCTCACCATGCTCGGCGCGGGCGCCGGCTCGCTCGGCCTGGACTGGCTGCTCTACGAGCGGGTGCTGCCGTTCAGCGGCGCGTTCGGCTTCCTGCTCTGCTGGTACCTGCTGTTCCTGGCGCTCTACACCCTCACCGGCCGGCTCCAGTGGGACGCCCTGACCGTCCGCGAACGCCTCGCCACCGCCGTGGCCTGGAGCTCCGGCCTGCTGGTGGTCGCCGTCATCGTCGAGCAGATCGGCTACGTCGCGCTGCGCGGCTTCGACGCCGCCCGGCACTGGAACTTCTTCACCGAGACCATGCGCACCACCGCCCCGCTGTCGCCGATCACCTCCGGCGGCTGCCTGCACGCCGTGGTCGGCTCGCTCGAACAGCTCGGCCTGGCCACCCTGTTCTCGGTGCCGCTCGGCGTGCTGACCGCCGTCTTCCTGGTCGAGGCCGGCAGCACCCGGCGCGGCGCCCGGATCGTCAAGCCGGTCCGGGTGCTGGTCGAGGCGATGACCGCGCTGCCGTCCATCGTGGCCGGCCTGTTCGTGCTCGGTGTGGTCATCCTCACCCTGGGCGCCGAGAAGAGCGGCCTGGCCGCCTCGCTCGCGCTCACCGTGATGATGACGCCGATCGTCACCCGCGCCGCCGAGGTGGTCGTCCGGCTCGTCCCCGGCACCCTCAAGGAGGCGTCCTACGCGCTCGGCGCCAGTCAGTGGCGCACCGTCTGGCACGTCGTGCTGCCCACCGCCCGGCCCGGCCTGACCACCGCCGTGGTGCTCGGCATGGCCCGCGGCGTCGGCGAGACCTCCCCGGTGCTGCTCACCGCCGGCTTCACCGCCCGGATGAACTTCGACCCGCTGCACGGCAACCAGGCCAGCCTGCCGCTGTACATCTGGAACTACGTCAAGCAGCCCTACCCCGACATGGTCGCCCGGGCGTTCGCCGGCGCGCTCACCCTGATGCTCGTCGTGCTGGTGCTCTTCGTCACCGCCCGCCTGCTGGGCCGCCACCGCAGCGCCACCGACCGGCCCACCCGGCGCCCGCTGCGCCAGGCCCGCCCGGTCCGGACCGCCCCGATCGGCGGCGCCCAGCCCGCGCCCGCCCTGGCCACGACCGCGCTCGCGGTGGAGACCCGATGA
- the pstC gene encoding phosphate ABC transporter permease subunit PstC, which produces MTAAVQPTDTRVPPPTPDPDRPRPISAPASPADRAFRGVLRTAGLSVFVLMGLIAFFLLMRGTEALNAVGWSFLTEQNWRTAAHTFGIAAVLPNGILIAVIALCIAVPVSITAALFISEYAPVRLRPTLISLVDLMAAIPSIVYGLWGLFFLQPRFVGTSRWLANHLGGTLPFLEVRTGDTPTSYTSSTFIAGTVVSLMIIPIITSLSREVFSQAPSGEREGAYALGSTRWGMVRTVVLPFGRGGVIGAVMLGFGRAMGETIAVALIISPVFRLAWHVLENGGGSISSLIALRFSESNGLSLSALMAAGLVLFALTLLVNVAAGFVISRSRSGASTSD; this is translated from the coding sequence ATGACAGCCGCCGTCCAGCCGACGGACACCCGCGTCCCACCGCCGACGCCCGACCCCGACCGGCCCCGCCCGATCAGCGCCCCCGCCTCGCCCGCCGACCGGGCCTTCCGCGGCGTGCTGCGCACCGCCGGACTCTCGGTGTTCGTGCTGATGGGCCTGATCGCCTTCTTCCTGCTGATGCGCGGCACCGAGGCGCTGAACGCCGTCGGCTGGTCCTTCCTGACCGAGCAGAACTGGCGCACCGCCGCGCACACCTTCGGCATCGCCGCCGTGCTGCCCAACGGCATCCTGATCGCCGTCATCGCGCTGTGCATCGCCGTCCCGGTCTCGATCACCGCCGCGCTGTTCATCTCCGAGTACGCGCCCGTCCGGCTGCGCCCGACGCTGATCTCGCTGGTCGACCTGATGGCCGCGATCCCCAGCATCGTGTACGGCCTGTGGGGCCTGTTCTTCCTGCAGCCGCGGTTCGTCGGCACCTCCCGCTGGCTGGCCAACCACCTCGGCGGGACGCTGCCGTTCCTGGAGGTGCGCACCGGCGACACCCCCACCTCGTACACCTCCTCGACGTTCATCGCGGGCACCGTGGTCTCGCTGATGATCATCCCGATCATCACCTCGCTCAGCCGCGAGGTGTTCTCGCAGGCCCCCTCCGGCGAGCGGGAGGGCGCCTACGCGCTCGGCTCGACCCGCTGGGGCATGGTGCGCACCGTGGTGCTGCCGTTCGGCCGCGGCGGCGTGATCGGCGCCGTGATGCTCGGCTTCGGCCGCGCGATGGGCGAGACCATCGCCGTCGCGCTGATCATCTCGCCGGTGTTCCGGCTCGCCTGGCACGTCCTGGAGAACGGCGGCGGCTCGATCTCCTCGCTGATCGCGCTGCGCTTCAGCGAGTCCAACGGCCTGTCGCTGTCCGCGCTGATGGCCGCCGGCCTGGTGCTGTTCGCCCTCACCCTGCTGGTCAACGTGGCCGCCGGGTTCGTCATCAGCCGGTCCCGGTCCGGCGCCTCGACCTCGGACTGA